In Plasmodium knowlesi strain H genome assembly, chromosome: 7, one DNA window encodes the following:
- a CDS encoding phosphatidylinositol N-acetylglucosaminyltransferase, putative yields MDGTTKSGTRKKKWRKILYEDQGYQDNYVHSSFMSSLLTNFGIKYKYSHVCHSMLCVNHQIIVVLLLLLAYHYIDKNIASNRLIYAANITIIILKEVLIYQDHKSINYSFKNILDTIIIIGIIWILSPVLISLTQTHSDNTVYLVSILLLLIHLMFHNYGFIYEKNENIDIFDSTSLSCAVIASVILGSRLESIVQVFSFLFFSSILFFYAPFIVQTIALKNIRYYNYVLFPLMFLILSLCIRSISSILFYLNLLGHIFLIFVIPAFFLRKHNLKTKLEGPWDICAFPTTTNKNVQE; encoded by the exons ATGGATGGGACTACCAAAAGTGGAACG cggaaaaagaaatggcgAAAAATACTGTATGAAGACCAAGGGTACCAGGACAACTATGTGCACAGCAGTTTTATGAGCTCCCTCTTGACGAACT TTGGGATCAAGTACAAGTATTCCCATGTCTGCCACAGCATGTTGTGTGTGAATCATCAAATAATCGTCGTGCTGCTTCTCCTGCTGGCGTATCATTACATCGACAAAAATATAGCGTCCAACAG GCTAATATACGCAGCCAACATCACCATTATAATACTTAAGGAGGTGCTCATTTACCAAGATCATAAATCGATAAACT ACTCTTTTAAGAATATTTTAGACACCATAATTATTATTGGAATTATATgg ATTCTATCCCCCGTGTTAATTAGCCTAACCCAAACACACAGCGACAACACGGTGTACTTGGTTTCAATAC TGCTGCTACTAATTCATCTTATGTTTCACAACTACGGATTTATATACGA gaaaaacgaaaatatAGATATATTCGATTCGACTTCCTTAAGTTGTGCCGTCATCGCAAGCGTCATACTGGGATCCCGCCTCGAATCCATCGTGCAG gtattttccttcctctttttttcctccat ACTTTTTTTCTACGCGCCCTTCATCGTTCAAACCATAGCC ctaaaaaatataagataCTACAACTACGTCTTGTTCCCTTTGATGTTCTTAATTTTATCCCTCTGCATAAGAAGCATTTCCTCCATACTGTTCTACTTAAACTTACTTGG GCACAtattcctcatttttgtcATTCCCGCCTTTTTCCTGAGGAAGCACAATTTGAAAAC CAAACTGGAAGGACCATGGGACATTTGCGCCTTTCCAACaacaacaaataaaaatgtacaagaGTAG